The genomic window TTCGGCATCTTCGGTAAGTAAGGGCTCTACAGGTAATCCTAACTCATGTTGCTGCATCAATAGGTGAAATTGACTTCCCCAAGCGATACGTTCTTCATCCTCTGGAGAAATGGGTGAAACCAATTGATCTAAATAGGTATATTGAAATTTTCGGGGACACAGAGACAACAAATTTAAGTGTTGTTGAGACAGTCTAAATCGAGTCATGGCGATTTGATCAACAAACAGGTCTACTTTGAATTATCACCTGAAAAGGGTGAAAACGGTTGCGATGATTCCTCCTAAAATTAGACTTATGTTAAGTAATATGATTGGCGAATATTTCCTGAATAACGTTTCAAATTTAATCGGTTTTTCCTTAGAGATGTTCAATCCATTCAGCTTGTTTAGATAATTTCGCTTGTTGTTGTCCTTTGAAGCGATCGCTTCCATTTAATAACGAAATTGGGGTACTGACTAAATCCACGATTTCCGCTTTTCCCATCAACAGTTTTATGCTACCGAGAGGTAATTCTTTGAAAATCCAACGTCCTAAACGATAAACATAATCAGAAGGGGTTAATTCTTGCATTAAATTAATCCCATGAAGTTCATGCAAATAACGATTAGATTCCCCATAACGTCGCCATTGACTTTGTAAGGCTTTGAAGGTAGACCGATGACGGTGTTTAACCGTTGCTTGGGGTGCAAATTCTAATTGATAATCGCTTTGTTGTTGAATGCGCCAACAGATATCCGCATCCCCCCCAGTTGTTAAATAGGGACGAAATAAACCCACCTGTTCAAAAATAAGGCGACGAATTGCTAAATTAGCGGTTTGACCGTAGGGTAAAAAAGCATTATTTAAAGTATGTTTTTGAGATAAAGTCTCTTGTTTATCGGCATACTTTTCTAATAAATTTTGACTGGGTAAGGCTATAATTTCACCTGCAACTAAACCGATATTTTTATTAGAAAAGGGTTTAATTAATTCCTCTAACCATTGGGATTCTGGTCTACAATCCATATCTGTAAAAACAATAATTTCACCCATTGCGGCTCGAATTCCTGCATTACGAGCAGCATAAGAACTTTGAATCTTATTTTCTGATAGTGATCGAATATTAATTGAAGAACCAGCCGCTAACTCCTGTACCATCGCCACAGAATTATCCTGACTATTATTATCCACTAATAAATATTCTACTTGATCTACCGGATAGGTTTGTAAGCGCAAACATTGAATTAAATCCGGTAAATCTATCTCACCATTATAAACGGGGATAACAACAGAAAGGTTAGTCATGATCAGGGTGGGTGTAGGGAAAGAGGAATATTTGGGGTTATCTAGGTTGATGAATAGCCGAGGATAAGACTGATTAATACTAAAATAGCATTAATCACATAAAAACTACCCACAACTTGGGTTTCTTGCCATCCTGATAATTCTAAATGGTGATGCAACGGAGCCATTTTTAACAGACGTTTTCCCACTCCTTCGGAGTTTTTTGTAGCTTTATAATAGCTAACTTGAGCAATTACAGATAGGGTTTCAACCAAGAAAATTCCACTGATAATTAATAACACCCACAAACTATTGGTTAATAAGGCTACTGTTGCAAAAGCTCCTCCTAATGCTAAAGCTCCCGTATCTCCCATAAACACTTTTGCTGGGTTACGGTTATGGGTGACAAACCCTAAACAACTGCCACTCATACAAGCACAAAAGGTGGTTAATTCCGGTGCGGTGGGGGCTAAATAAGCACCTAAACCCAAAAATGCGATCGCGCCTAACCCTGCCATTAAACCATCAACACCATCAGTTAAATTGGTAGCGTTACTCTCAGCAACTTGCACAAATATTGCTAATGGCCAGAATAATAATCCGAGGGGAATTGCTAATCCTAATGGTAAAGCAACGGTTGTTATAGTTGCCGATTGAGTGGCGAGTAACCAAAAACAAAATAGCGTCGCAAAACCAACTTGCAACGCCAATTTCATTTTAGGAGAAATCCCTTTATTGGATTTACGTCTTAAAATCTGCCAGTCATCCAACCAACCAATAAATCCATAAGCCAAAGTTAAGGCAGAAACCGCAATTATATTCGGATTAAATTGAGTTAAAATTAAGGCGATCGCAACTCCAACCGGAATAAAAAAGACGCCTCCCATCGTTGGAGTTCCGGCTTTTTGTAAATGCGCTTGGGGGCCATCTTCTCGAATAAATTGTCCGGCTTTAATTCGGACTAACATCGGAATTACCCAATGTCCCAACGCAGAAACCGCAACCGTACAAACAAACCAAGGCAAAAACAATGACCCTTGAATTTGGAATAAATGGTCATTCACCCCATCTAAACTAAAGGCGAACACACTCAACCCTAAACTCAGGAATAACAACAATGTTTGTCCCGATAAATTGAATGATTTAGCCGAAGAAAATTTGCTATCCACAGAAAAAATTTAATCCTCAACACCACAATTTCAAAAGACTGAAAATAGGACAAAGGGTTTCAGTCACACCATGACAATTCCCCCGTCTGTCTTTCTAGCCTTCTAATAAATCCTCAGCATCATCATCATCATCATCATCATAAACGGAGTCATCAACGGACATGAGTTCCGAGATTTCCTCCTCCTCATCCAAGTAGTCAGTGACTTCACCACTGGGGGTATCCCGCGCGATCAGACGTCCCGTTGATTCTAACCAAGCCAAAAGTGAAATTTCTTGCTTAGAAGGAATCACGTCAGCAGGTTCATGGACAGGGATTTCGCGTAACGATGGATTGAGCATTTTTAGTTTCAGGTGTCAAATAGAAGTGCGTTAGACTTAATGTAATTTTACACAATTATTGATTATGGACGGTATCATAATTTTTAAATCTATTTTGAGTTTTATAGATTTAAAAAAACTAACAAATAATTAATTAACTATAAGTTAAAATTATGATTAATCAAAAAAAAGCCACCCTCTTAGAAATGATTGCGGGTAAAAATCGAGGGTTACTCGCCACTGAAACCGATAAAGCGGCGATTTTATCAGCTATTACTCAACTGGAGGACTTCAACCCCAACCCTCGACCCCTAGAAGTACCTCAACTGTTAGAGGGAAATTGGCGACTCTTGTATACCAGTAGCGATGAATTATTAGGAATTGGTCGGTTTCCGTTGTTAAAATTAGGGCAAATTTATCAATGTATTCGGGTTGCGGATCAGAAGGTTTATAATATTGCGGAAGTTCAAAGTTTACCCTTATTAGAAGGATTAGTTAGTGTCGCGGCAGAATTTGAACCGGTTTCAGATAAACGAGTCAATGTTAAATTTAATCGGTTTATTATCGGTTCTCAACGCTTCATTGGCTATCAATCTCCTAATCCTTTTATTACGGATATTGAAAGCGGTAAAAAATTTATTGCGATTGATTTTAATTTAAAAGCTCGTGAGCAACAAGGCTGGTTAGATATTACCTATTTAGATGAAGATTTAAGAATCGGACGGGGAAATGTTGGGAGTGTGTTTGTATTAACAAAAGTTGTTTAATTTCCAGGTTTATTAAGTTTTTAACCTAAAGATGGCAGATCCACCGACAGATAGATGCCATTTGTTGATCATTTGTTAGATTTGCTGTATTTTCTAAAACTCCGGTTTCAAGTTGATGCCAAATTTCTCTAGCCATATTTTTTTCAATGGCTGCACCAATAAAAAAAGTATGGGGTTTAAGTTCTATTTTTGAAAATGCAATTACAATACGTTGTAATGCGGTTCGTGCTGTTTTCCAATGTTCATCTGCACCTGCGGGATCAATTCCTCCTTTCAGTTCTCCTAATGCAATATAAGTGGCGGGTATTTGTTCTTTTTGAGTCAGTTCTTCTGGAGTACAATTTAATAAACATAAATCTATATTATTACCCACTAAAGTAACTTTTCGATTAAAAATTAAAGTACGATGTTCAAGTTCATGTTGCCAACTTAGACCTTTTAAATATAACTCAATATCAGAATCATCTTCTAGCATTTGCACCCATTGATTAGTTGCAGAATGTAGCCATCGATAAGATTTTCCTGAAATTCTTAATATAGAAATTAGGGTGCGAATCAGCTTTCGTTGTGCTAAGATTCCACCCGCATTCCGCATTGATCCTCCTAATGTATCTCCTCGTGTTAATAAAAATCTAAAAACCAACTCTTCTACAAAATTTGACCCCGCAGGTTCTAAAAAGTTTTTGATTAATCCTTGTATGGCATCTATTTTATCTTGAATTTCTAAGTATTTTATAGCTTTATCAGATAACCCTGCTGCTGTGATTAAAGCAGGTTGTATATCTGTAATTTCTAAAAGATCAGTAGGATTTTTAGCTTGAGATGCAAATAGCTTGAGGGTTCTTGCTTGTTCAATAAAGGGGGTTGCTCTCCGATTTTTTTCTAATGCTAAAGCCACAAAACCAGAGCGAGTTGCTTGATAATCTGTAATTAGATCCTCACTGCTTGTTAAATGTTGAAGATAGGGTTTGTTTGGTGTCATTTGGCTTTTCTCCAAATATAAATACACTTTCTTAAAGCTTCTCGTCCGTGCAGTCCCATTTGCTGGCTACTGTTTCCTTTACCATTGGGTAATACTAAAATATTTTCAACAGAAAATCCGAGATCTTCTGCAATTTTTGAGAGAATTAAATCCACAGAAATACTAATTCCTGCATAACGAACATTATCATTAACCATAATTAGATAGGTGTCAGGTTTCATGACTCTACCACACTCTTGAATCACACAAGCCATTTCATAAAAATAACCTCTGATCATTCTAGTAATTCCATTATTATTTAATAACCCTTGTGCTTTTTGTTCCTCTAAGTAATTTAAAATAGATTGTAATAGATCTTGATTATCTGTAACATTAATTGCTGTTTTCCAGTCAGGATTGATTTTTAATAAATCTTTAGCTTTATTTTCAACAGTACAACTTAACATCTGTTGTCGAAGTTGCACGAGTTCTTTTTCAGGCACACCCAGTAATGCCAATTCTAACGCATAGGTTCGAGTATAGTCATAACGATTACAATAAGGAGGAGAAGTAATCACCGCATCATAGATATTTTCAGGGAAGCTAGGGAGAATATCTAAACATGAACCGTTATAGAGTTTAAGATTTCCTTTATTTGAATTCCTAGAAAACAGTTCCAATTGTTGACTTGTTGGCTGAATATCTTGGATAATTTCATCTAGTTTATTAATAATAGCTTTTTCAAAGTTAAGGATTTCTCCTTTATTAAAATGAGTTTTACCTTGTTGATGGTTTGACCGATAATCCCATCGTAAATATTGACCATCTTTGCGAGTATAACTGACTTCTTCTAATACACATAATAAGGCAAAACGTAATAGGCTTTTTACCTGTTCATTTTCTTGAAGTAAAGCACCTCTATATTTTTCAATAGATGCTTTTGTTTCTTCAGGATAAGCACCTTTTGTAATTCTCAATTCGAGCAAAGGATCTAACTCTTTTGTTTTTAGCCAAGGTTTTTGATCTTTCCAGTATTGAATTCTGGTTAAATCTTCTAAACTTAAATCATAATCAATTATTTTTCTAGTATTAATAATTTCTTGACCAATGGGAAGTAACTCGATCCCTTCGGCGTTAATTCCCTGAGAATTAGCAGCACATAAAGTTGTTCCACTTCCGGCAAAGGGATCTAAAATATTACCCTGATTAATATTGTACTTTTTGAGCAAATATTCAACTAGAGAGGCTGAGAAGGCTTCTTTATATTTAAAGCAACGATAAAGAGCTTTAGTTTTATTGGCTTGAAAACTAACTAAGGTTCGATTTAGTTCTGACTTTAAAAATAACTGTTCTGAGAAATATTGTTTAAGTTGATTATCTAAACCTGTAATTTTATCGAGGCTAGAGGGTTGTGAGTCTATACAATTTTGAGAAGGTTGTTCTAGGAACACAGGTTTATTAGTCACGGGATAAGTATCAAGATTAATAATAATATCATAAAATAGAGCGATCGCCAAACCTAAATAATAGTTAAGCTGGCAAGTTTTGGGAACTCAAGTTTATAATGAATAGATATCACTTAACTTTTAATCCCCTACCCCACAATGATATTAAAATACAATCCTGGTCTTTGTTTACCTTCTGCGGAAGATTTACCCGACTCTGATGATACGCCTGTGGATAACGAACTGCAAGATTTAATCCCTGGACTGCTGAAAATCCTCCTCGCTTCTATTTGGTCTGAACGTATGGACTGGTTTTTTGGGGTTGATATGGGAATCTATTATGATCCTGAACAACCTGCTATTGTTCCCGATGGGTTTTTAAGTGTGGGAGTTCCTCGAATTATTGATGAAGATTTACGCTTGAGTTATGTCCTTTGGGAAGAACACGAAGTCCCTATTCTCATTATTGAGGTGGTGTCTCACAAACGCCGAGGAGAATATACGAAAAAGAAACTATTTTATGCAGAAATGGGGGCATTATATTATGTGGTTTATAATCCTTTACGGAAACGAAAACCACCTTTAGAAGTTTATAAACTCGAAAATGGTACATACCAATTGCAAGCAGGTGAACGAGTTTGGTTAACGGAATTGCAATTAGGAATTGGTCGAGAACGGGGAACCCATTTAGGAATTACCAGAGATTGGTTATATTGGTATAATCAACAGGGAAACCGTTATTTAACTGCCGAAGAACGTCTGCAACAATCTCAACATCAAACCAGTTTAGCCGAACAAAGAATACAACAACTGGAAGAACAGTTACGACGTTTAGGGATTAACCCCAATCAACTCAATTAATATTAATTTGGGGAATTATTACCAATAAAATTAATTTCCTAACGTAGAGACGTTGCATACAACGTCTCTACAATAATTTGAAAACTTTTTTAAGGGTTGCGATCGCTGATCTCCATCAAAAGTTAAACTAGGATAGTTGTGCTAAATGGGATGTTAGTGACGTCGCTCGGATACCGCAGAGGGAAAATTGAGCTAAAAGTGTCTCAGAGTCTACTGTTTACCGATTAACGTCTCTTTTAACATCAAAGCAATCAAATCTAAACTGCAATATGATAGAACGGTATACTTTGCCCGAAATGGGCAATTTGTGGACAGAGACTTACAAGCTGCAAACTTGGTTACAAGTAGAAATTGCCGTCTGTGAGGCGCAAGCAGAGTTAGGATATATTCCATCGGAAGCCGTTGAAGAAATTAAGGCTAAGGCAAATTTTGATATCAAGCGGGTGCTGGAAATTGAGGCAGAAGTCCGCCATGACATGATTGCCTTTTTAACCAATGTTAACGAATATGTTGGGGATGCCGGACGCTACATTCATTTAGGCTTAACCAGTTCTGATGTGTTGGATACGGCCTTAGCGCTGCAATTAGTGGCCAGTGTGGATGTGTTGTTAGAACGCACGGAAGCCTTAAGTCAGGCCATTCGTTACCAAGCGCAACAACATCGAAATACCGTGATGATCGGCCGTTCTCATGGTATCCACGCTGAACCTATCACCTTTGGCTTTAAATTAGCCGGATGGTTGGCGGAAGTTTGTCGCAACCGAGAACGTTTGGTGCGTTTGCGTCAAACCGTGGCGGTGGGTAAAATTTCTGGGGCCGTGGGAACTTATGCTAACGTTGATCCGAGGGTAGAAGCGATCGCTTGTCGCAATTTAGGACTCGAACCCGATACCGCTTCAACCCAAGTTATTTCGCGTGATATTCATGCGGAATATGTGCAAACTTTAGCGTTATTAGCCGCTAGTATTGAACGGTTTGCGGTCGAAATTCGTAACCTCCAACGCACGGATGTTTTAGAAGTAGAAGAATTTTTTGCTAAAGGTCAAAAAGGGTCTTCTGCAATGCCCCATAAACGCAACCCCATTCGCAGTGAACGCTTAACCGGAATGGCGCGAATTATTCGGGGAAATGCCGTTGCTGCCTTAGAAAATGTTGCCCTTTGGCATGAACGGGATATTTCCCATAGTTGCGTTGAACGGATGATATTACCCGACTCCTCAACAGTAGCTCATTTCATGTTAGTTGAACTCACGGATTTAGTCAAGAATCTGTTAGTTTATCCCGAAAATATGCAGCGCAATATGAACCTTTATGGAGGTGTTGTATTTAGTCAGCGTGTGTTATTAACCTTAGTTGAAAAAGGAATTAGCCGCGAAGAAGCCTACAGAATTGTACAATCTTGCGCCCACACAGCTTGGAATAAAATCGATGGCGATTTTCAAGCTTTAATTAGGGAAAATGATCAAGTCAAAGCTAAATTATCCCCTGAAGAAATAGACACTTGTTTTGATCCTAAACAGCACTTGAAAAACCTTGATCAAATCTATCAACGGTTAGACATATAAAAAGAAACCGGGTTTTTGATCCTAACTTGCGGAATAAAATTAATCTATTTCCTTCAGAAACCCGGTTTCTAACTATTTACATCACCCTGATTTTTAACCCTATGTTTTTTAAACAAATGATGCGATTATTCTTGTTTTTATTCCTGATTTTGGGTATCAACTCTAACCCTGTTAATGCTCAAAATTTAACCTCTCCTGTTGCTGCTCCTTCTGCTTCCCCGCCTCCCCTCGTGGTTCAAGATTATAATCAAGTTCCAGAAGCGG from Planktothrix serta PCC 8927 includes these protein-coding regions:
- a CDS encoding glycosyltransferase — translated: MTNLSVVIPVYNGEIDLPDLIQCLRLQTYPVDQVEYLLVDNNSQDNSVAMVQELAAGSSINIRSLSENKIQSSYAARNAGIRAAMGEIIVFTDMDCRPESQWLEELIKPFSNKNIGLVAGEIIALPSQNLLEKYADKQETLSQKHTLNNAFLPYGQTANLAIRRLIFEQVGLFRPYLTTGGDADICWRIQQQSDYQLEFAPQATVKHRHRSTFKALQSQWRRYGESNRYLHELHGINLMQELTPSDYVYRLGRWIFKELPLGSIKLLMGKAEIVDLVSTPISLLNGSDRFKGQQQAKLSKQAEWIEHL
- the mraY gene encoding phospho-N-acetylmuramoyl-pentapeptide-transferase, whose protein sequence is MDSKFSSAKSFNLSGQTLLLFLSLGLSVFAFSLDGVNDHLFQIQGSLFLPWFVCTVAVSALGHWVIPMLVRIKAGQFIREDGPQAHLQKAGTPTMGGVFFIPVGVAIALILTQFNPNIIAVSALTLAYGFIGWLDDWQILRRKSNKGISPKMKLALQVGFATLFCFWLLATQSATITTVALPLGLAIPLGLLFWPLAIFVQVAESNATNLTDGVDGLMAGLGAIAFLGLGAYLAPTAPELTTFCACMSGSCLGFVTHNRNPAKVFMGDTGALALGGAFATVALLTNSLWVLLIISGIFLVETLSVIAQVSYYKATKNSEGVGKRLLKMAPLHHHLELSGWQETQVVGSFYVINAILVLISLILGYSST
- a CDS encoding DUF3134 domain-containing protein, which translates into the protein MLNPSLREIPVHEPADVIPSKQEISLLAWLESTGRLIARDTPSGEVTDYLDEEEEISELMSVDDSVYDDDDDDDAEDLLEG
- a CDS encoding PAP/fibrillin family protein, with product MINQKKATLLEMIAGKNRGLLATETDKAAILSAITQLEDFNPNPRPLEVPQLLEGNWRLLYTSSDELLGIGRFPLLKLGQIYQCIRVADQKVYNIAEVQSLPLLEGLVSVAAEFEPVSDKRVNVKFNRFIIGSQRFIGYQSPNPFITDIESGKKFIAIDFNLKAREQQGWLDITYLDEDLRIGRGNVGSVFVLTKVV
- a CDS encoding AvaI/BsoBI family type II restriction endonuclease, translated to MTPNKPYLQHLTSSEDLITDYQATRSGFVALALEKNRRATPFIEQARTLKLFASQAKNPTDLLEITDIQPALITAAGLSDKAIKYLEIQDKIDAIQGLIKNFLEPAGSNFVEELVFRFLLTRGDTLGGSMRNAGGILAQRKLIRTLISILRISGKSYRWLHSATNQWVQMLEDDSDIELYLKGLSWQHELEHRTLIFNRKVTLVGNNIDLCLLNCTPEELTQKEQIPATYIALGELKGGIDPAGADEHWKTARTALQRIVIAFSKIELKPHTFFIGAAIEKNMAREIWHQLETGVLENTANLTNDQQMASICRWICHL
- a CDS encoding DNA methyltransferase; protein product: MAIALFYDIIINLDTYPVTNKPVFLEQPSQNCIDSQPSSLDKITGLDNQLKQYFSEQLFLKSELNRTLVSFQANKTKALYRCFKYKEAFSASLVEYLLKKYNINQGNILDPFAGSGTTLCAANSQGINAEGIELLPIGQEIINTRKIIDYDLSLEDLTRIQYWKDQKPWLKTKELDPLLELRITKGAYPEETKASIEKYRGALLQENEQVKSLLRFALLCVLEEVSYTRKDGQYLRWDYRSNHQQGKTHFNKGEILNFEKAIINKLDEIIQDIQPTSQQLELFSRNSNKGNLKLYNGSCLDILPSFPENIYDAVITSPPYCNRYDYTRTYALELALLGVPEKELVQLRQQMLSCTVENKAKDLLKINPDWKTAINVTDNQDLLQSILNYLEEQKAQGLLNNNGITRMIRGYFYEMACVIQECGRVMKPDTYLIMVNDNVRYAGISISVDLILSKIAEDLGFSVENILVLPNGKGNSSQQMGLHGREALRKCIYIWRKAK
- a CDS encoding Uma2 family endonuclease; this translates as MILKYNPGLCLPSAEDLPDSDDTPVDNELQDLIPGLLKILLASIWSERMDWFFGVDMGIYYDPEQPAIVPDGFLSVGVPRIIDEDLRLSYVLWEEHEVPILIIEVVSHKRRGEYTKKKLFYAEMGALYYVVYNPLRKRKPPLEVYKLENGTYQLQAGERVWLTELQLGIGRERGTHLGITRDWLYWYNQQGNRYLTAEERLQQSQHQTSLAEQRIQQLEEQLRRLGINPNQLN
- the purB gene encoding adenylosuccinate lyase — its product is MIERYTLPEMGNLWTETYKLQTWLQVEIAVCEAQAELGYIPSEAVEEIKAKANFDIKRVLEIEAEVRHDMIAFLTNVNEYVGDAGRYIHLGLTSSDVLDTALALQLVASVDVLLERTEALSQAIRYQAQQHRNTVMIGRSHGIHAEPITFGFKLAGWLAEVCRNRERLVRLRQTVAVGKISGAVGTYANVDPRVEAIACRNLGLEPDTASTQVISRDIHAEYVQTLALLAASIERFAVEIRNLQRTDVLEVEEFFAKGQKGSSAMPHKRNPIRSERLTGMARIIRGNAVAALENVALWHERDISHSCVERMILPDSSTVAHFMLVELTDLVKNLLVYPENMQRNMNLYGGVVFSQRVLLTLVEKGISREEAYRIVQSCAHTAWNKIDGDFQALIRENDQVKAKLSPEEIDTCFDPKQHLKNLDQIYQRLDI